One segment of Vibrio agarivorans DNA contains the following:
- a CDS encoding MerR family transcriptional regulator — protein MGCDSKKYAIREISEITGVKPVTLRAWQRRYSLIQPERTDKGHRLYTQAHVETIQEIQGWLAKGVAIGKVKELLGNPDISPDPDAVPQSLEQVEPMLGALAQLKSGKVDSMVASLFKDYPLQQVENLFIAPVMEALMRVKGSSRSIQKALFQSVMISRVSSIIESENKAAHKGHTLVVNLDAAGSVYAWLWCVRVAETGQRVTMLDGVEDASGLLEIGVTFDQLSVFSNRALPEATKEVIHQLKQLWGDKMLCSPMIEHLG, from the coding sequence ATGGGTTGTGATAGTAAAAAATACGCGATCAGAGAGATCTCAGAGATCACCGGTGTAAAGCCGGTGACTTTAAGAGCTTGGCAACGGCGCTACAGCCTAATTCAGCCAGAAAGAACAGACAAAGGGCATCGCTTATATACCCAAGCTCATGTTGAGACGATACAAGAGATTCAGGGGTGGCTGGCTAAAGGCGTTGCGATTGGTAAGGTGAAAGAGTTGTTGGGGAATCCCGATATCAGTCCTGATCCCGATGCCGTGCCGCAATCTTTAGAGCAAGTTGAGCCAATGTTAGGTGCTCTAGCGCAGCTTAAGAGTGGCAAAGTGGATTCGATGGTGGCCTCCCTTTTCAAAGATTACCCCTTGCAGCAGGTGGAGAATCTGTTTATTGCTCCTGTCATGGAAGCACTGATGCGAGTAAAAGGCAGTAGCCGAAGTATTCAAAAAGCGCTTTTCCAGAGCGTTATGATCAGTCGGGTCTCATCGATAATAGAGTCTGAAAACAAGGCTGCGCACAAAGGGCATACTTTAGTGGTTAACCTTGATGCCGCGGGCAGTGTGTATGCTTGGCTTTGGTGCGTGAGGGTTGCAGAAACAGGGCAACGTGTCACCATGCTAGACGGCGTGGAAGATGCGTCTGGATTGCTTGAGATCGGTGTGACATTTGATCAGCTCTCTGTGTTTTCTAATCGCGCCTTGCCCGAAGCGACGAAAGAAGTCATCCATCAGCTTAAGCAGTTGTGGGGTGACAAAATGCTCTGTTCTCCGATGATTGAGCATCTAGGCTAA